The Anguilla rostrata isolate EN2019 chromosome 1, ASM1855537v3, whole genome shotgun sequence nucleotide sequence CTCTTTGTTCCTCATTCCTTTTTTATCTTAACGTCTTCACAGAGTGACACTGATGCTGATTTGGTTGTCATCAATGATCAACCATGCTTTAGATCAGTTTTACTGACTGCgatgttaaaaaaagactgtgtCCATTGCTGTGTATGTTAGGTTTTTTGTTGATCTTGGTGGGTGCACTGGTGATGGAAATAACTGCCATCTCTTTTGCTTCTAGAACACTCTGAGCATCACCAATAATAACTACTATTCTGTGGAGGTAGCTAACATCACTGCCCAGGTGCAGTTCTCCAAGACGGTGATTGGCAAGACTCGCATGAGCAACGTGACCTCCATCAGACCCCTGGACATGCAGCAGGtacggccattttggctcggCTCCCACACGTGGTTAAACTGTTAGCGGGTAAGCCATTCCACATTGTTGGAACTTTTCAGGTCAAAATCCGAAAGAGAACTTGTACTATACAGCCAGGCCCTTGTCTATTGGGCGCCTTTCAAGTGACGGAGGTACCCAAGTGAAATTGCATTCTTAACAGAATGTGTGTAACGGCCTTTCCCATTTCTGAACTGAGCTTCAGAATTTCAAAGGAGCACCAGCCGGCTCGGCCTAATTCCAATGTGAAAACCCAACCCCATCTCTGGCATTAAATCACATTGATCCATCCTGGAGCCTGGCTACCTCCCGCCGTGCTTCGGGAGTCAGAAAACCAGTTTTCGCACTGAAAGGCATGACCGTGCACTGACTAACAATGCGCCTTATCACTCACTTTCCTCCCTGCTGGAGCTCACCCCCTATTGTGACAAATCggagtgaaaagaaaataatccgTTATTATAGGCCTCAGTGTGAGAACGTTGCTAGTGTCTGTGATTTATATAGTAGCCCTAGACCTACTGGACTTGCCCTGCAGAACACCGTTTGTTTCAAGTCAGCTACTCCTCCCATTGTCATGTTCAAACGGTCAGACCAGCCAGTGCTGTTATTCTTCATGTTTCCTTTTACGAACAGAGAATTCCACTGTAGGCAGCATCCTCGGCTTCATAAATGACTGTAACAGCGGTTCGTTGGAACAGCCGTATTGCTGTTGTTTATAAGTGATCTTATGTCAGCTGAAGAATTACGTGATTAAATGAAGGGAATGGTAACACTCCTGTCGTTTCCAGATCGACTATATGGTTCCCACCACCATAGCGGATGAAATGAGCTACATGTAGTAAGTATACAGCTCtgtcatttatgttttgtttcaatAAATTTAGTACATAAAATGTTTGCTCTTTTTGGGGTATAGAAAATAAGTGGCGAGTTTAACCACTTGTCTGCTTTCTCTTCTAGTGATTACTGCACCTTGCAGACCATAAAAGTACACAACATTGTGGTTATGATGCAGTAAGTACCCCCTTTTTTAATGTAGacatatgtttgtgttttaaattcaATATTATTAAGAATCAGAAAATGTACCCCAGGTGAATAATTTAGCTGCATCCCCTGTGTTTGAACCCCACCAGATACTGAGTAGATTTCATTGTGAAACGCTAATAAATGGTGAATCTAAAGTGTATTCTATAAGAATAGCTGCTTATTTAGACGATTCTCTTGTAAATATGAGAATGTAAATCATGACAGTTGGATGTCCGCTGTTGGCAGCCAAGCAGACAAAATGCTGTGAAAtcctctgactgtttttttccttggTCACTAGGGTGACTGTTACCACGGCGTACTTTGGGCATGCCGAGCAGGTTTCTCAGGAGATGTACCAGTATGTGGACTGTGGAGGGAACACCACTTCCTTACATGGGCATGCCAAGATCTCCAATCCTGTTGCACTCCCTGAATAACACCACTGTCCATTGAAAAGTGCTGTTCGATAGTCCTTCATGAAGGCCATCCAGCTGGTTCACTGTGTTCCGTTATACTTAGTTTGCAGGGAAAGCAAGCgtcatgcatttctgtgtgtgtgtaggtgatcTTGGTGTAAGATACCCTTACTCAGTTGTGACATTAGGAGTAGAAGTTTAGCAGTGGGAATAGGGGGCAAAAGGCTCATTTGTGTAAAGTTGTCCTCATCTCTATGGTCCTCACATTCCCCTGTTATGTTGGAAGGAAAGATGCACTTTAGATGGATATTGAAGATTCAGTGCACTGTGATGGCATAAAACAGAAGAGAAGTCTTGGTTAAAAATGGTAGAACCACTAACTCACTAATCTCAAACCAGTTTTGGTTTATATTTgattaatttcatgttttgcaCTTTATTAAAAGGCACCCAGGCTTTTGTGAGAAAGTGAAACCCTAGGAAAGAGCTAGTTTGATGTACTAAGCATTCATACATTTCTATTGTAGGGACTGTGAATGTGTTTGGTATGGTCTGTCCCAACTAAGAGTTTTCCttggtttcattttcagattcttATTGTGTCAATAAAaggtcaaattaatttcaagcacattttatatggtaaatggtGGTAGGACAGTATGCTACTTTTCTGAGCTATTCTACAGTTTTTGCCTTTAAAGCAGGCATTTTGTTCTCCATTGTCATATTTTAGTGCAAGTACCTCTTGTCTACTACATTTGACATTATCACCTCATAATCTCATGTGATGTTACTACTAATATTTATTGcctttactctgtatttatttgttcagaTCTCACTGTTGTGCAATATTGCTGTATGAAtgatgtaaatgtgaaaaagtcTTTGGGAAGGCTTTTTGTTTGAATGACCCAATTGGGTTGTCGCCAATGGAATCTTTACTTGCCTGTGTCTACTGAGTAAATTTGACATGTCATAGTCtcttcattttgaaaagtcGAAAAggcatgtttttcttcatgttGCACTTCTCCATCGAAGTCTCAGCACCACACAGTGGTATATGTAGAAACACCACTGGAAGTTTGTTCAATATGTGGCCCAGTTTACGGAGGGAAGtcccaaaaaaaacagtctaAACCACagtgtagaaaataaaaaacaaggaaaGCTAATTGATGTTCATGATCTAGGCATTACAAAATAAACCATGTATGTTTGAGACTGGTGCATTGAGCAATGAGTTTACTTGCAGTGAATTTACAAACACTTAAGTCTTCGTTCATCTAAAGAGTTGAGCTCCAGTTTAGTTGTTACCTGTACTTGTATGTGAAAGGTACAGTTAATTTCAAGATGAATTTTAGATGTGAGGATAATGAGGAGCAGCCACAGTCTCCTTTAAGCCTCAGGTTGGAAGTGCTGTCCCTTTCATcgtgttttaaaaaaggtaatcattcgcaagtaaaaaaaatgtttaacttgTGACTTGCATATTATTAAGGGAAAATGTTGAAGAAATTACCTGGCATATGGGATAGGTTTTGTTATACTAGATGAATTACTTAAAAATTATGCTTTACTTTAATACTGATAATTTCTACAAAGGTTTGGGAAACTTctctttgtaaatatttgaattaaGTTTACAAGAATCtgaatgcatacacaaacatttgatgTCTACACGACCGCAGCTTGTTTAGACTAATGCTGTATTTTGCTATGGTTGCTAAGATAAGGCTGTTAACAGTTCAGCAGTAACATCAATGGACGCCTGAAGAGGTTGGGTAGAGCCGCTGAAATGGCTGTTTGTGAATGTGAGAAGGGATTGGGTTTAGAACCCGTGCCCTGGCATGCTCGTCAGGCTGATGCCTGGTGTTCAGCACGTGACGGCGCATTAGTTCTCATTCTTAATGTAGTGtcatttgaacatttgttttttttgttttttgtcatcacGGCATGGTGCATAATTGATGCAGTCAGTTTCTCAGATTTCTGTGTCAGAACGATGTTTTGCAAATGATCCATCATTTTTGCAGTCTTGCACATGTTATTTATAGCTATGGTTATTTTGATGATGTTATCCATTCaaacttctgtttgttttctgtttgtttgggaATGGATATTAAAGTACAAATGCATTTCGTAATAGTAATATTACAGTGGAaggtataataataaaaaaatctaaccgAAGGATTCATGTCCAGGTTGTCACCTCCAATTACAAGGTGACAGCAGAACAGCAATTATTTGCTGTATAGCCTTCACACATTCTTAAGACCATAGCTGTAGAATTAGCTGTGTGAGAGTACACAGAGGACTGTCTTTGGTAATACACTTGTTTACACACATTTCCATCACATGGCATGTGTTACATACTTGTTTtgtgagtttattttttattttgttttcccacaACTGATGTGTGCTTTTCTAATGTAATACTATTGTTTCTTCTcagcatgaaaataaaatggaaatttcaATCACTTTTGattgtgcattttgtgtttgctcttggacttttatttttcttccacaaaacatttttgttttatgatcCAAAATTACAGCTgtggtctttttttctcttttgggGAAATTTAGTTACCAGATAAATTATAGCATGTTTTACATTATTGTGTTTTGGGaggaaaatgtgcttttattaGCGTATTTGTGAAAATACGCCTTAATTAGATACAGAATCAGTTGATTAATTCATAAAAGCAGCCGTTGCAGGAGCtgttatttacataaaaatcctttaaaaaatccAGTGACTCTGCCCTGTGGGGGCTCCTAGAAGCTATTGGGTTTTTACTGGATGTTACTTGGAGGTCTTTAAATACCATATCACTAATTGGTACCGTGCACATTAGATAAATATTGTGCAATGCAATGCATCCTGAAACAATGGTGCTGGTAAAGCATGTGGGGATTGGACACGGAGGATAGTCATGTCCATGCATTCTGCTGTGAAGGTGCGCATGGAGTTTACCTGTGAGCTTGCAATGAATTATCTATGCCCATTAATTTCACTTTAGCAACAAACTGCCTCGCTTTCCTATAACCAGAGCATCCCAAATGCCCTACAGTTTTTGAAGTTTAGCTAATGGCCATTTGGAGAATTGAGAATGTATTACCTGTTCCTTTTTCTCCTTAAATACTGGTTTGTATTCAACAATtagtttttatattaaattaaactgtAGCCTTATTGAACAATGGATAAACATAAGTGAGACTGCTTTGAGGGTTGTAGAAGATAGTAGAATTTTGCCTGTCATACAGCTGAATGCATATCATTTTACATCTCTTTCCAGGGGAGCAAAATCtatatcagaaaaaaatctgtattacAAGACTAGATCACCCTAACCCTGTGTATGTTCCTTAGATTGCTATTGCCTATAGTATCCACAGGGTGGCATCTGTTGGTAGAAACGAATGCAGTAGACATCATTTGAAGATACCCTACAATGTCAAGTTTTCTCCGaacttatatttcatttttggtaCATAGCTACTTAGCCTAACTAACCTGAAGTGTttattcaaaaaggaaaaaaaaataatgaacatgtGCAgttaaatgctgacaaaaagtCTACAgctgattctaggtgtggaatttacATTTggtgtctgttgctgttgtctgaAGGCTATACCGGCAGGGGTCATACCCCCAGCAGGTCCAACCAAGCCGGGAAGGTTTCAGGGTAGAGGCCAGACAAAAAACAGCACCTGGCCCTCCAGGTTGGGGGTTGGGCGTGGGGCTAACTACTCCACCCCATAAAATGCCATCTTGTTACAGAAACTATGACAAATGCTACTGTAAAACCAGGGGCCCTACTGTAGACTCAAGCCAACCCACTGGCAATATGAACACTcctgctgttgtctctcaacatgtggaccaaagaagtgtcaattcctgtaaagcaggccatcatgaggctgaaaaatctgaataaattgatcagagacacagccaaagcattgggtgtgtcaaaatcaactgtttggtacattgaCAAGAAGTGAgaacacactggtgagctcagcaatagcaaacaagcCGGTAGACCTgagaagaccactgtagtggattactttcaattttgaagaaaaccccttttcaactgtcaaactgATCAAGAAGACTCTTCAGGATATAGGCAtatgtgtcaaagactaaaataaaaagaactgaACCAGCATATCCTCAGTGGGTTCATTGCAAGACAAATTACTAGTAAGcatcaagaacagaatggccaggttagtACTTataggaactgctcatgatccaaagcactaAGGCTGAGTGGCAGCTTCAAACTGGCACATGCTTTAAAATGTCACAGCATGCATCAAAtaggaaaaaaacatctttctcAAAATGTCTGTATTCCACTGTGGGAAATTTTCTGAGAAGCGATTCCATGCCGTTGACATCTGCATAAAGATTTAAGCTCCTGCGATCCATCTGTGTCGCCCGTGGCAAGCTGCTTTGGAGAAATGCTCTCTGATCCCCATGTCCAGGTCAGCACAGACAGGATATAGATCGAACGGAGCCAGCAAATCAGGAAAACAGGGACAGCAGCCTGCGGATGGAGAATGCTCAGTGTGTACCGTGTAGAATGCGAGTTCTAATGCAGAATATTGCTTGATTTGGTTTATTCAGCATTTGACCGTGCTTTAAACAATGCATTTGTGACAGTGGTTTGATGTGATATTGTACCAAGGAGGACTGCAACtggtgttgtgtatgtgtgtcagtgtgctacCTTTTTGTTCCCTGAGACAAAGCTCTAGAAGTGAGAGTCTCCCGTGGATAAAGGCATGCACATCTGCTTGTGTCGTTAAAGACGCCTGAGCAGGATGGAGGCTCAGATTCGTTTCACTTAACAACTCAGAAACAAGACCCCCTGTGTCACGTGGGTGAGGCTGAAATCCCTCTGGATAGCCTTGCAGGTTTCAGGTTTCCTGTACAGTGTTCACTGAGGTAAAAATGCCAAAACCTTAACATGTGAGAAAGATTTTAATAGTGTTTTCTTCAGCGGCTCTACATCAGGTGAAACTGGGCCCCATCCTTTCGGTCAGATGGGAAAATTGTTTGAGGAAATGGTTCAGATTCACTGTCCTCATAGACACTGGAAGAGGAGGTTGTTCTCATTGACAATTTTCCTCctgtgaaaacattcttttattttgggTCATTTTATATCTATTTCAGCATAGTATAGGTTATActtctgaaacaaaatacatCAGTTGCCTGACTGCTTCTGTGACTTAAAAGGAAATTCTTGaacaatcaacaaaaataattttatttgatttattttgaatagAACTGACCAGTTTTGTATGTCCATATGTTTTATACTTGCAATATTGTTCAGGTTATGACATTTAATCTGTGTCATGTTGAATAACAAagcaatgcaaaacagaaatatattttttgcttcaACAGCACTCTTAAATACGAAAGGGGGGAAATGTTGAGTTGCAAGTCGCACACAATGTCAACTGAACAAAAATGCATCTGTTGAAGCCATTTCACAACATCTGGtaaaagaaacataaatatgATCTATGAGTCTAGGGAAGCAGTTCATATGATTACATTAACATGCATCTAGACCGTATGGAGCAGTTCAAGAGAGCTGTTCTAAATTCTGTTTCTTGGAGTAGTTGGctcatttgcattgcaaatgtacacatttgTTATCGCTGGGGAATTGTTTGATGCACAAAGCAATGAGAAGATCTCTTTCAAATTGCATGAAGAGAGGCGAATGAAGATTATGAATGTTTGATGCTGTTATTTCAATTCTCATTATGACGCCCTCAAGTTATGgtgcaaaatgaaattacgTTGTATGTTTcctcttattttaaaattacttttaaagtTTCATATTCCTCCATCACCATGTTTTGTAACCAATTGCACTTTGAGGTTGTGTGAGGTTTAGTGGTTAGAACTGTGCATGTTGGACCATAGGGgttgatatttgaatatttctgaatatttacTTAACTGCTACTgtacactgcttaagttaagtTTAATTGTAAAATTGTATGCTAAGATAAAGGTGTCTACAAAGAAACTAAAAGTGTAATAATTCAGGAAATGACGGCACAGTAATTTGGCATAATAGTTGTCACTTTTGTGATTTTTTACCTGATATTTTTGTTACTAAGGGAGCGAAGATATGTTTACCCcatgccatttttgtttttactgcaaGGTGGCAGTTTTAGTGTACTGCCTTTATATCATGCTAGTTTACACAGATGGGTAAACATAACAGGAACTTGACAGCTGACCTTTGACATCTCGTTGGACCCCAGAGACTTGAGTGTTTTAACAGTCAACTTATCACTGTTTGTGCTGCTTCATATTAGCAGAAATATATCACCAAACACAGCGTTTTGTAGTGACCTGTCTGCGGAGGAAACAGCGAGCTGAGTTACAGATCTCCACATGTGCGTAATtcattttctccccctcttGGCCTCTCGGTAGCTGGGTAGCTGCAGCTGTTGTACCTGGAGCTCTGTGAGTTCCACATATCACCAGTGGGGGCACCAGAGAGGCAAACCTGTGACAGTGTTTCTGAGTGGGGCTACAGTAGAGTTCAGCTTTGGTGTGCTCCAGTTCCTCCTGCCTACTCTCTGAAGAAGATGGTGCTGTTTTTCTGCTCTCTTGGCCCGTTGAGGACGGGGCTCCTGCTGGCCTCCGTTGGTCTTTTCGTGAGCGTCTGTGAGGGCCGTTCAGAGGCGTCCCGCGGGGTGGTCATCCCCTTCGTGTTTGACCCCAAAGCAATATGCGACCCGCCATGCAAGCACGCAGGAATCTGCATCCGAAACAACACCTGTTTCTGCTCCAAGGGCTATGAGGGAGAGCTCTGCCAGTATGGTGATGTAGCGTCCTTTTGATTTTCTTACCCAGTCAAACCAAGAGTTTCTAGAGATACACGCTAATGCTTTTGCTAGAACAAATTGTATTGATATTGGTTGGCCCGTTGTtcagggaaataaaaatgacataaaaatgtTTGGATGATGTaagttttacttttaaatttacAAATTTAGCATACACTGAGTATTGCTGaatgaaaatagttttcaatgtactaaaaatgttttcaatgaactcaaaatgtatgtatttaataatttattaatgtattgcatttgcatgtgtctTATGTATCATTATGTTTTTAGGACTGTAAGTTTAGACTGTGTTAGATACATTCATGCTGAGTGGTAGTATAGTGTTCTAGGAACTTCTGGTCAGAGAAGACTCACTGTATAATAActtaaaatgtgcaataatgctaattttaaaaaatgactaatTCTGATTGTAGCTGACTGTTATCCCAAGTGTAAGAATGGAGGGGAGTGCCTTCGTCCTGGGAAATGTAGATGTCCTCCAGGATTTGGAGGAAAATATTGTCATAAAGGTAACTTTTGCATCTGCATCACATTTATCTGACTGTCCCATTTATGTGAATATTTCAAGGTATGCAAGGAATAATGTGTATGGCAGCTTCAAAATTTGGTAGTTACTGTAATTACAAGCAAGGTGTGCTGTACTGGAATGGAGAACATCTCTGAAAAAAGATGTTCAAGATTTTTCATGCATGTTTTCCACA carries:
- the seraf gene encoding von Willebrand factor D and EGF domain-containing protein, whose translation is MVLFFCSLGPLRTGLLLASVGLFVSVCEGRSEASRGVVIPFVFDPKAICDPPCKHAGICIRNNTCFCSKGYEGELCQYADCYPKCKNGGECLRPGKCRCPPGFGGKYCHKVVCDGGCWNGGDCTAVNGVVKCLCPSSWTGSKCQEAICPQGCRNGGSCVAPGICSCLEGWLGGACHTAVCKRPCLNGGKCISPDVCRCHPHFSGPRCEEKKKAFYNRG